From a single Eleginops maclovinus isolate JMC-PN-2008 ecotype Puerto Natales chromosome 20, JC_Emac_rtc_rv5, whole genome shotgun sequence genomic region:
- the si:dkeyp-67f1.2 gene encoding protein FAM3C, whose translation MRYRAVLSIAAVIVVVLITWGFSINSVDVKEKTRTIFRSNKVKPIFTTATAPKPKCGLSRVCPPDLFAFNIVSGAANVVGPKICFDGKIIMSHAKNNVGSGLNVVIINGNNGDVETFGYLNMQFGDAADILAYLKDIKPGMIVLVASFDDVTAKMTDETREVFVGMGSTLITSVKYRDNWVFAGRAGKDNKSLFEKRAVNDEKINVYGEWPEIVEVAGCYPKNLTDGKLS comes from the exons atgaGATATCGAG CTGTTCTGTCCATTGCTGCTGTAATAGTTGTTGTCCTAATTACCTGGGGATTCTCCATCAATTCAGTTGatgtaaaggaaaaaacaagGACAATTTTCA GGTCCAATAAAGTGAAGCCTATATTCACAACAG CTACAGCACCCAAGCCAAAGTGCGGCCTCTCCAGAGTCTGTCCGCCTGACCTTTTCGCTTTTAACATCGTCAGCGGAGCAGCTAATGTAGTTGGACCGAAGATATGTTTTGATGGTAAAAT CATTATGAGCCATGCAAAGAATAATGTGGGATCAGGATTGAATGTTGTGATCATAAATG GTAATAATGGAGATGTGGAAACATTTGGCTACCTTAATATGCAATTTGGAG ATGCAGCTGACATCCTGGCATATCTGAAGGACATAAAACCTGGAATGATCGTCTTGGTGGCCTCGTTTGACGATGTGACGGCAAA AATGACAGACGAAACGAGGGAGGTGTTTGTTGGAATGGGAAGCACTTTGATCACATCTGTGAAATACAGAGATAACTGGGTGTTTGCTGGAAGAGCAGGGAAAGACAACAAAAGCCTCTTTGAGAAG CGAGCTGTCAATGATGAGAAAATCAACGTTTACGGAGAATGGCCGGAGATTGTGGAGGTGGCTGGCTGTTACCCAAAGAATCTTACTGATGGAAAACTTTCGTGA
- the LOC134882959 gene encoding uncharacterized protein LOC134882959, whose product MGKCRFNPSWVHDAKYNWVQPVPGNVWEAQCTLCRKTFKLGTMGHIALNSHMKSAKHTKLVEVRSSQAPIATFCVPPSVQSTSVASATPLQQVPLSGLLCGSTPTLQAEVIWTLRTVYEHHSYSSNEGITDVFKCMFPDSQIAATFSCGSNKTAYLTKFGLVPFISKELTEQVNQAVGFVPMLDESLNKSTKTKQLDIHLRYWDGDRVRSRYFGSQFMGHAKAVDLLSNFKECLRDLDLRRMVSLSMDGPNVNWRFLEMLQTEHAEHFGGAQLVVVGSCGLHTLHNAVKCGFTEWHMEKFLRALHTIFHNVPARREDFCNLTKSKTFALPFCGHRWIENLPVVQRAIEIWPDMKKYVDAVTTKKLPNPGTSSYDTIEVATKDPLILAKLHFFMAVSRSVTPFLTKYQTDEPVLPFFANDLAELLKNLLRRFIKRELLTDVTPQHLVRLDVTDKQSRVHPKAVDIGIGAETAIKELQQRSKSSEELSILHFQNQCMECLSKMVQKIQERSPLKFPIVRQLTCLNPAFMYSNPELCQKQMKSIVRKFLQDRQLDGGVAAGDLITQKFSEMLSVEVRTEEFQSFQPFKKRLDVFLSNIISETYPQLWSFIQKLLLLSHGQATVERGFSVNKEIETANIHEDTVVAQRIVCDYISLHGGVTKVPLTPALLSSVSSSRARYRIHLETERKKRESQAESEKRKAIEENLEQLRKHRRSIKEVAEHLLRDADKLADQAEAKQAGSKMAELIAKSNAFRRSHKEKMAELIKLDEQIAAKRAELQKL is encoded by the exons aactTGGGACCATGGGGCATATAGCCTTGAACTCCCATATGAAGAGTGCTAAGCACACAAAATTGGTTGAAGTGCGTTCGAGCCAGGCACCGATAGCAACTTTCTGTGTGCCACCTTCAGTGCAGTCTACCTCCGTGGCTAGCGCTACACCACTGCAGCAGGTACCACTGTCAGGGTTACTGTGCGGGTCAACACCAACTCTGCAGGCAGAGGTAATATGGACTCTTAGGACAGTATACGAACACCACTCCTACTCCTCCAATGAGGGCATCACCGAtgtattcaaatgcatgttcccTGACTCTCAAATCGCGGCAACATTTTCATGCGGGAGCAACAAGACAGCGTATCTTACGAAGTTCGGTCTCGTCCCTTTTATCAGTAAGGAGCTCACCGAGCAGGTAAACCAGGCTGTTGGTTTTGTGCCAATGCTGGACGAAAGcctcaacaaaagcacaaaaaccaaacagcttGACATCCATCTCCGCTACTGGGACGGTGACCGTGTTCGATCACGATATTTTGGCTCGCAGTTCATGGGCCATGCAAAGGCGGTGGACCTTCTCAGTAATTTCAAG GAGTGTTTACGTGACCTTGATTTGAGGAGGATGGTCTCTTTGTCCATGGACGGACCCAACGTCAATTGGCGTTTTCTTGAGATGCTGCAGACGGAGCATGCTGAGCATTTTGGGGGTGCCCAGTTGGTTGTAGTGGGAAGTTGTGGGCTACACACTCTACATAATGCTGTCAAATGTGGATTCACTGAGTGGCATATGGAGAAGTTCTTAAGAGCTCTTCATACTATTTTTCACAATGTGCCAGCAAGAAGGGAGGATTTTTGCAATCTTACAAAGTCCAAAACCTTTGCTTTGCCTTTCTGTGGTCACCGCTGGATCGAGAACCTCCCAGTAGTGCAGAGAGCCATTGAGATCTGGCctgacatgaagaaatatgttgaTGCTGTTACAACCAAGAAGCTCCCAAACCCTGGAACGTCTTCTTATGACACCATCGAGGTGGCAACCAAAGACCCTCTTATTTTGGCAAAGCTGCATTTTTTCATGGCAGTTTCACGAAGTGTGACACCCTTCTTGACAAAGTATCAAACGGATGAACCTGTGCTTCCATTCTTTGCCAATGACTTGGCTGAATTACTGAAG aATTTGCTGAGGCGATTCATCAAGCGAGAGCTACTGACTGATGTCACACCTCAGCACTTGGTACGGCTTGATGTCACTGACAAGCAGTCGAGGGTGCATCCAAAGGCAGTGGACATCGGCATTGGTGCAGAGACTGCCATAAAG GAACTCCAACAGCGGAGTAAATCCTCAGAGGAACTTTCCatcctacattttcaaaaccaatGCATGGAGTGTCTATCCAAAATGGTCCAGAAGATTCAGGAGAGGAGCCCTTTGAAGTTTCCGATTGTTAGACAATTAACTTGTCTGAACCCAGCCTTTATGTACAGCAACCCTGAACTGTGTCAGAAACAGATGAAGAGCATAGTCAGGAAGTTTCTACAAGACAGACAGTTGGATGGAGGAGTTGCTGCTG GTGATCTGATCACCCAGAAGTTCTCAGAGATGCTGTCCGTGGAGGTCCGAACTGAAGAATTTCAGTCCTTCCAGCCATTCAAGAAAAGACTGGATGTCTTTCTAAGCAACATCATCAGTGAGACCTACCCACAACTTTGGTCCTTTATCCAGAAGCTTCTACTTCTATCACACGGGCAGGCAACAGTTGAGCGGGGCTTTTCGGTGAACAAAGAAATTGAAACTGCTAACATTCACGAAGACACCGTTGTAGCGCAGAGAATCGTCTGTGACTACATCTCTCTCCATGGAGGGGTTACCAAGGTCCCCCTCACGCCAGCCCTGCTTTCCTCGGTCTCATCTTCCAGAGCAAGATATAGAATTCATCttgagacggagagaaaaaagagagaatctcAAGCAGAGTCAGAAAAACGAAAGGCCATTGAGGAGAACCTGGAGCAACTGAGAAAGCACAGAAGATCCATCAAGGAGGTAGCCGAACATCTGCTCAGGGATGCTGATAAGTTGGCAGACCAGGCTGAAGCCAAGCAAGCAGGCAGCAAGATGGCGGAGCTAATAGCAAAATCGAATGCCTTTAGAAGGAGCCACAAGGAAAAGATGGCTGAACTCATTAAACTGGACGAACAGATTGCTGCCAAAAGAGCTGAGCTCCAAAAGCTGTAG